A region of Sulfurimonas sp. hsl 1-7 DNA encodes the following proteins:
- a CDS encoding 6-phosphofructokinase has translation MDNNIAILCSGGDVSGMNPAIKHFVEYSIEKGLIPYFIYDGYEGLIDNNIEQATYADVAGIITKGGTKIGSARSKRFLEKKYRKIAKKNLDQHNIDMLIVLGGDGSFRGLDIFYKEHGIKFCGIPSTIDNDINGTEYCLGVDTALNVIRNALDSIRDTASSFKRAFVIETMGRDCGYLALVSHLTSGSELCLIPEIPYNLELYVNEFQKQLHHGRRYFLAIVSEGIKQDTSEIAEWFEKEVGIEARVTVLGHIQRGGNPSSYDRLMGYKFVHYAIDALLMGEQESIICYDKNGFNLKSIDEVAGIKKDLDPELLQYLIN, from the coding sequence ATGGATAACAATATAGCTATTTTATGTTCCGGTGGTGATGTTTCAGGGATGAATCCTGCGATCAAACACTTTGTGGAGTACTCTATAGAAAAAGGCTTAATACCCTACTTCATCTATGACGGTTATGAAGGGTTGATTGACAATAATATAGAGCAAGCAACTTATGCGGACGTTGCCGGTATTATCACTAAAGGCGGTACTAAAATAGGAAGTGCTAGAAGTAAGCGTTTTCTAGAGAAAAAGTATAGAAAAATAGCAAAGAAAAATCTTGATCAACACAATATAGATATGCTTATAGTGCTAGGGGGTGACGGTTCATTTCGTGGACTTGACATCTTTTACAAAGAACATGGAATAAAATTTTGCGGTATCCCATCTACAATCGATAACGACATTAACGGAACTGAGTACTGCCTAGGAGTTGATACTGCATTAAATGTTATCCGAAATGCACTTGATTCTATTCGTGATACTGCATCATCGTTTAAACGTGCATTTGTGATAGAGACAATGGGAAGAGATTGTGGCTACTTAGCACTAGTATCACACTTAACTTCGGGGAGTGAACTTTGTTTAATTCCTGAAATTCCTTACAATTTAGAGCTTTACGTAAACGAATTTCAAAAGCAACTTCACCATGGAAGACGCTACTTTTTAGCCATAGTTTCTGAAGGTATAAAACAAGATACAAGCGAGATCGCGGAGTGGTTTGAAAAAGAGGTTGGAATTGAAGCACGGGTTACGGTTCTTGGGCATATACAAAGAGGTGGAAATCCAAGCTCTTACGATCGTCTTATGGGATACAAGTTTGTACATTATGCCATAGATGCTTTGCTAATGGGAGAGCAAGAATCTATCATCTGTTATGATAAAAACGGTTTTAACCTAAAAAGTATTGATGAAGTTGCGGGTATCAAAAAAGATCTTGATCCGGAACTCTTACAATATTTGATCAATTAA
- the nifN gene encoding nitrogenase iron-molybdenum cofactor biosynthesis protein NifN, with the protein MSKPLQTNPIKLSQPMGALLCFLGIKNCMPLMHGAQGCASFSKVFFTRHFSDPIAIQTTAVNDITAVIDGGEYSISEAIKNITKKVTPDLVGLFTTGMTETKGDDIKGASVLLKDEQLMCYVNTPDFEGGLESGFAKSIEAIVDQLVKEQESIDSNKAVIIPNVNLTPIEVEKIKEEIAKFGFEVYALPDLSDSLDGHLGLKQGALSSGGISVEEIKSLGDASVVISIGASVKKAGDLLQTKNEKMEHLHFDTISGLLATDAFYKALMEFKTISKPHPSVVRWRKRLQDALLDTHFAIGGTKMIIALEADQALSVATTVLEAGADIKTIVVPTKTTLLDHLECEVLVGDFEDVEERLEDADLLITNFHGERIAYEHHKALLLRGYPNYETVGNQLINDTLYEGSCYLLFSLANLINSSAHH; encoded by the coding sequence ATGAGCAAACCATTACAAACAAACCCAATAAAACTATCACAGCCTATGGGAGCATTATTATGTTTTTTAGGTATTAAAAATTGTATGCCTCTTATGCATGGAGCACAGGGATGTGCTTCATTTTCCAAAGTCTTTTTTACAAGACATTTTAGCGATCCTATAGCGATCCAAACAACCGCGGTTAATGACATTACAGCTGTAATTGACGGCGGGGAATATTCAATCTCCGAAGCGATTAAAAACATCACAAAAAAAGTAACACCCGATTTAGTCGGACTTTTTACAACGGGGATGACCGAAACCAAAGGTGACGATATTAAAGGTGCATCCGTACTACTCAAAGATGAGCAATTGATGTGTTATGTCAATACTCCCGATTTTGAAGGTGGACTAGAGAGCGGTTTTGCAAAATCTATAGAGGCAATTGTTGATCAGCTGGTCAAAGAGCAAGAGAGTATAGATAGTAATAAAGCGGTAATTATCCCCAATGTAAATTTGACACCTATAGAGGTTGAAAAGATAAAAGAGGAGATAGCAAAGTTTGGATTTGAAGTGTATGCACTACCAGATTTAAGTGATTCTTTAGACGGGCATCTTGGTTTAAAACAAGGGGCACTCAGCAGCGGCGGAATAAGTGTTGAGGAGATAAAGTCTTTAGGTGATGCAAGTGTAGTTATCTCCATCGGTGCTTCAGTTAAAAAAGCGGGAGATTTACTGCAAACAAAAAATGAAAAGATGGAACATCTGCATTTTGACACTATTAGCGGTTTATTGGCAACGGATGCTTTTTATAAGGCACTCATGGAGTTTAAAACGATCTCAAAACCGCATCCGAGTGTAGTGAGATGGAGAAAAAGATTGCAAGATGCACTTTTAGATACCCATTTTGCAATCGGTGGAACAAAAATGATCATAGCACTCGAAGCTGATCAGGCTTTAAGCGTTGCTACAACAGTTTTAGAAGCCGGAGCAGATATTAAAACTATTGTTGTACCGACAAAAACAACCCTGTTGGATCATTTAGAGTGTGAAGTACTAGTGGGAGATTTTGAAGATGTAGAAGAGAGGCTTGAAGATGCAGACCTTTTAATTACAAACTTTCACGGTGAACGCATCGCCTATGAGCATCACAAAGCGTTATTACTGCGGGGCTATCCAAACTATGAAACTGTAGGAAATCAGCTAATTAACGACACCTTGTATGAGGGGAGTTGTTATCTCCTTTTTAGTTTGGCAAACCTTATAAACTCCTCTGCTCACCACTAG